Proteins encoded together in one uncultured Desulfosarcina sp. window:
- the hflK gene encoding FtsH protease activity modulator HflK yields the protein MAWDWEKLNRQHQQQPGGVPPQMDDLVNQLKKFKPPGGSLLIIAVVVILMIGYSVFFTIESGSVGVVQQFGKFVRIAQPGPNFKLPFGIEKVTKVRQDRVYKEEFGFQSERGEYDGRYSTASDTASISLMLTGDLNVAVVPWIVQYRIKDPYNYLFKVKDPTGLLRDLSESSMRLVVGDRSINEVITKRDEIAVEAQRVLQTELNKAETGINVVTVEMKKTNVPTPVQPSFNEVNQATQEKEKMIYQAREDYNKAIPAARGEAERTIKAAEGYSLDRINRAKGDAARFSDLYSEYVKAKDVTKRRLYLESLKELLPKIDRKFIIDADQKNVLPLLNLENNGGGIK from the coding sequence ATGGCTTGGGATTGGGAAAAGTTGAACCGTCAGCATCAGCAGCAGCCTGGCGGCGTTCCACCGCAGATGGACGATCTGGTCAATCAGTTGAAAAAATTCAAGCCGCCCGGCGGCTCCCTGCTGATTATCGCCGTCGTTGTAATCCTGATGATCGGCTACTCCGTCTTTTTTACCATCGAGTCCGGTTCCGTCGGCGTGGTCCAGCAGTTCGGCAAGTTCGTTCGCATTGCCCAACCGGGACCCAACTTCAAACTGCCTTTCGGCATCGAGAAAGTCACCAAAGTTCGCCAGGACCGGGTATACAAAGAGGAGTTCGGTTTTCAATCCGAGCGCGGCGAATACGACGGCCGGTACTCGACAGCATCGGACACGGCCAGTATTTCCCTGATGCTCACCGGCGATCTGAATGTGGCGGTCGTGCCGTGGATCGTACAATACAGAATCAAAGATCCGTATAATTACCTTTTCAAAGTCAAAGACCCCACGGGCCTGTTGCGCGATCTGTCCGAGTCCAGCATGCGCCTGGTGGTGGGGGATCGCAGCATCAACGAAGTCATCACCAAACGGGATGAAATCGCCGTGGAGGCGCAGCGGGTGCTCCAGACTGAACTGAACAAGGCGGAAACGGGCATCAATGTGGTCACCGTGGAAATGAAGAAAACCAACGTGCCCACGCCGGTTCAACCTTCGTTCAACGAAGTCAACCAGGCCACCCAGGAAAAAGAGAAGATGATCTACCAGGCCCGGGAAGACTATAACAAGGCCATTCCGGCGGCCAGAGGCGAGGCCGAACGAACCATCAAGGCCGCTGAGGGCTATTCCCTGGACCGCATCAACCGGGCCAAGGGCGACGCGGCCCGCTTCAGCGACCTTTACAGTGAATATGTCAAGGCCAAGGACGTGACGAAAAGAAGGCTCTACCTTGAATCTCTCAAGGAACTGCTCCCTAAAATCGACCGCAAGTTCATCATCGATGCGGATCAGAAAAACGTACTACCGCTCTTAAATCTCGAAAACAATGGTGGTGGAATCAAATGA
- the hflC gene encoding protease modulator HflC, which yields MKMKALLALAGVLVLLLVVCAYTVDETEQVVVTRFDKVQRTETEPGLKFKLPIIEKALVFPKNLQEWDGDPGQIPTRDKTYIWVNTFARWKIVDPVVFFKTVGFVNRAQQRLDEIIDPTVRNFITSNRLIEAVRNSNRELDTFEDFGEDSDTPTQTEIDLEKEKPARFAQVFVGRDKIDTGILEQAKPKLAKFGIELVDVKIKRVNYVEEVRKSVYDRMIAERKQIAQKFRSEGKGEAQKILGEKERELKRIESEAYRTAQEIKGKADAESTRLYAEAFGVDPEFYSFVKTLEVYNDALTGNSSVILSTDSEIFKYMKGYEGTPLKTK from the coding sequence ATGAAAATGAAAGCCCTGCTGGCCCTGGCCGGCGTACTGGTATTGCTCCTGGTCGTTTGCGCCTACACGGTGGACGAAACCGAACAGGTGGTGGTCACCCGCTTCGACAAGGTTCAGCGGACCGAGACCGAACCGGGACTCAAATTCAAACTGCCGATTATCGAAAAGGCCCTGGTCTTTCCCAAAAACCTTCAGGAATGGGACGGCGATCCCGGCCAGATTCCGACCCGTGACAAAACGTATATCTGGGTGAATACATTTGCCCGCTGGAAAATCGTCGATCCGGTCGTCTTTTTCAAAACCGTCGGTTTCGTCAACCGGGCACAGCAGCGGCTCGACGAAATTATAGACCCCACGGTGCGCAATTTCATTACCTCCAACCGCCTTATTGAAGCCGTCCGCAACAGCAACCGGGAACTGGATACCTTCGAGGATTTCGGAGAAGATTCGGATACGCCCACCCAAACAGAAATAGACCTGGAGAAGGAAAAACCCGCACGCTTTGCCCAGGTTTTCGTCGGGCGGGACAAGATCGACACCGGCATTCTGGAACAGGCCAAACCCAAACTGGCCAAATTCGGCATCGAGCTGGTGGATGTGAAAATCAAGCGCGTGAACTATGTCGAGGAAGTCCGCAAGTCGGTCTATGACCGCATGATCGCCGAGCGGAAACAGATCGCCCAGAAATTCAGATCCGAAGGCAAGGGAGAAGCCCAGAAAATCCTGGGTGAAAAAGAGCGTGAACTCAAGCGCATCGAATCGGAGGCCTACCGGACGGCCCAGGAAATCAAGGGTAAGGCCGATGCGGAATCGACGCGCCTTTACGCCGAAGCTTTCGGCGTCGACCCGGAATTTTATTCTTTCGTTAAAACGCTGGAAGTATACAACGACGCCCTGACCGGCAACAGCTCGGTCATCCTTTCGACGGACTCTGAAATTTTCAAGTACATGAAGGGATATGAAGGTACGCCGCTGAAAACGAAATAA
- a CDS encoding AURKAIP1/COX24 domain-containing protein, translating into MGSVIKKRRKKMRKHKHRKLLARTRHQRRKGK; encoded by the coding sequence TTGGGCAGCGTGATCAAGAAAAGAAGAAAAAAGATGCGCAAGCATAAGCACCGCAAGCTGTTGGCCCGTACGCGGCATCAGAGAAGAAAGGGTAAATAA
- a CDS encoding zinc ribbon domain-containing protein, with protein MPLYEYQCTKCGEIEEAIQKFSDPPLTTCRHCSGKLNKLISQSSFHLKGTGWYASGYSKPPASSTGGKEPESKKPAEKSAGTGDNASKAAKSDD; from the coding sequence ATGCCGCTCTACGAATACCAATGTACGAAGTGCGGAGAAATAGAAGAGGCAATCCAGAAATTTTCGGATCCTCCACTGACCACCTGCCGTCATTGCTCGGGAAAGCTGAACAAGCTGATTTCCCAAAGCAGCTTTCATCTAAAAGGAACGGGCTGGTATGCATCAGGCTACTCCAAGCCCCCCGCCTCCAGCACCGGCGGCAAGGAGCCGGAATCCAAAAAACCCGCAGAAAAAAGTGCCGGCACCGGCGACAACGCCTCCAAGGCGGCAAAGAGCGACGATTAG
- the groES gene encoding co-chaperone GroES, translating to MKLRPLQDRILVQRVEEETKTKGGIIIPDTAKEKPAEGKVKAVGNGKVGDDGKRVALEIKVGDRILFGKYSGTEVKIDGEEYLIMREDDVLGVIE from the coding sequence ATGAAACTCAGACCATTGCAGGATCGAATTCTGGTGCAGCGCGTCGAAGAAGAAACCAAAACCAAAGGCGGTATCATCATCCCCGATACGGCCAAAGAGAAACCGGCAGAGGGGAAAGTTAAAGCCGTGGGCAACGGCAAGGTCGGCGACGACGGCAAGCGTGTTGCACTGGAAATCAAGGTTGGCGACAGGATTCTGTTTGGAAAATACTCTGGAACGGAAGTAAAGATCGATGGCGAAGAATATCTGATCATGCGTGAGGACGACGTGCTCGGCGTCATTGAGTAA
- the groL gene encoding chaperonin GroEL (60 kDa chaperone family; promotes refolding of misfolded polypeptides especially under stressful conditions; forms two stacked rings of heptamers to form a barrel-shaped 14mer; ends can be capped by GroES; misfolded proteins enter the barrel where they are refolded when GroES binds) produces MAGKVIKYDMKAREAMLNGVKALADAVVVTLGPKGRNVVIDKSWGSPTVTKDGVTVAKEVELEDKFENMGAQMVKEVASKTSDMAGDGTTTATVLARAIYEEGQKLVAAGNNPMAIKRGIDKAVEVAVKELHKMSKPTKDQREIAQVGTISANNDETIGNIIAEAMNKVGKEGVITVEEAKGMETTLDVVEGMQFDRGYLSPYFVTDPEKMVASLEDPFILINEKKVSNMKDLLPVLEQVAKMGKPLMIIAEDVDGEALATLVVNKLRGTIQVAAVKAPGFGDRRKAMLEDIAILTGGQVVSEDLGIKMENLTLADLGKAKRISIDKDNTTIVDGAGARSALEGRVKQIRAQIEETSSDYDREKLQERLAKLIGGVAVINVGAATETEMKEKKARVEDALNATRAAVEEGIVPGGGVALVRTLPALDKIKIKADQKLGVKVVMRAIEEPLRRIAGNAGYEGSVVIDKVKNEEGAMGYNAATNEYEDLIEAGVIDPTKVVRFALQNAGSVASLMLTTEAMIAEKPEEKGADPMAGAGAGGMGGMGGMGGMGGMM; encoded by the coding sequence ATGGCTGGTAAAGTGATTAAATACGATATGAAAGCCCGCGAAGCGATGCTCAACGGCGTCAAGGCGCTTGCCGATGCAGTGGTTGTCACCTTAGGCCCGAAAGGCAGAAATGTCGTCATCGACAAATCCTGGGGTTCTCCCACGGTTACCAAAGACGGTGTCACCGTAGCCAAGGAAGTTGAACTGGAAGACAAGTTCGAGAACATGGGCGCCCAGATGGTCAAGGAAGTGGCCAGCAAAACCAGTGACATGGCCGGCGACGGCACCACCACGGCCACCGTTCTCGCTCGTGCGATCTACGAAGAAGGTCAGAAACTCGTTGCCGCAGGCAACAACCCCATGGCCATCAAGCGCGGCATCGACAAGGCCGTGGAAGTGGCCGTCAAAGAGCTGCACAAGATGAGCAAACCCACCAAGGACCAGCGTGAAATCGCCCAGGTGGGTACTATCTCCGCCAATAACGACGAGACCATCGGCAACATCATCGCCGAAGCCATGAACAAAGTCGGCAAAGAAGGCGTCATCACCGTCGAGGAAGCCAAGGGCATGGAAACCACCCTGGATGTGGTCGAAGGCATGCAGTTCGACCGTGGCTACCTCTCCCCCTACTTCGTCACCGATCCTGAAAAAATGGTTGCCTCCCTCGAGGATCCCTTTATCCTCATCAACGAGAAGAAGGTCAGCAACATGAAAGACCTGCTGCCGGTTCTCGAGCAGGTCGCGAAGATGGGCAAACCTTTGATGATCATCGCCGAAGATGTCGATGGCGAGGCCCTGGCGACCTTGGTGGTCAACAAGCTGCGCGGTACGATTCAGGTAGCTGCCGTCAAGGCCCCCGGATTCGGTGACCGCAGAAAAGCCATGCTTGAAGACATCGCTATTCTCACCGGCGGCCAGGTTGTTTCCGAAGACCTGGGCATCAAGATGGAAAACCTCACCCTTGCCGATCTGGGCAAGGCCAAACGCATCAGCATCGATAAAGACAACACCACCATCGTCGATGGCGCCGGTGCGCGCTCCGCCCTGGAAGGACGCGTCAAGCAGATTCGCGCCCAGATCGAGGAAACCTCCTCCGATTACGATCGCGAGAAGCTGCAGGAACGTCTGGCCAAACTGATCGGCGGCGTAGCCGTAATCAACGTCGGCGCGGCTACAGAAACCGAGATGAAAGAGAAAAAAGCCCGCGTGGAGGACGCCCTCAACGCGACCCGCGCTGCGGTCGAAGAAGGCATCGTTCCCGGCGGTGGTGTGGCGCTGGTGCGTACCCTGCCGGCCTTGGACAAAATCAAAATCAAGGCTGACCAGAAGCTGGGCGTCAAAGTGGTCATGCGCGCCATCGAAGAACCCCTGCGTCGGATCGCCGGCAATGCCGGCTACGAAGGCAGCGTGGTCATCGACAAAGTCAAGAACGAGGAAGGTGCCATGGGTTACAATGCGGCTACCAATGAGTACGAAGACCTCATTGAAGCCGGCGTGATCGACCCCACCAAGGTGGTTCGCTTCGCCCTTCAGAATGCAGGCAGCGTGGCATCCCTGATGCTCACCACCGAAGCCATGATCGCCGAGAAGCCCGAAGAAAAGGGTGCTGACCCCATGGCCGGCGCCGGTGCCGGCGGCATGGGCGGCATGGGTGGTATGGGCGGTATGGGCGGTATGATGTAA
- a CDS encoding LysM domain-containing protein gives MNRRTTLAVLFSVFLLPPLLLATTGMAEDKIEVVESETGFYYTIQKGDTLWDLSKRFSDSPWLWPELWENNDQISNPHWIFPGERIRLYQKSGLQTIIETDSVAVTPEEPVKPVKPMVEAGPFFVYSAIDKVGFIRKPPVKPLGTIFEIQGSKIMISEGDIVYIRQEEDSPQGALIPGSRHVIFRYMEPTEERDSMETIGVQHYILGILEVTEKEPDMVIARILKSFRPIKVDDMLMPFSQRHAKVEIKHSASGIDGRIINSEDHTKIMGELMLAFIDKGTADNVEVGQQYSIYDLQKSEPAKDKDRSVSLPPVDFGTILVLHTERTTSTVIVTNANRAIHPGERFRTPVQ, from the coding sequence ATGAATCGTAGAACAACTTTAGCCGTTCTTTTTTCCGTTTTTCTGCTTCCGCCCCTCCTGCTGGCAACCACGGGCATGGCAGAGGATAAAATCGAAGTCGTCGAAAGCGAGACGGGGTTCTACTATACCATCCAGAAAGGCGACACGCTCTGGGACCTGTCCAAGCGTTTCAGCGATTCCCCCTGGTTGTGGCCGGAATTGTGGGAAAACAACGATCAGATCTCCAATCCGCATTGGATTTTCCCCGGCGAGCGGATTCGGCTGTACCAGAAATCGGGATTGCAGACGATCATTGAAACAGATTCCGTCGCCGTGACCCCGGAGGAGCCGGTAAAACCGGTTAAACCCATGGTCGAGGCCGGCCCTTTCTTCGTTTACAGCGCCATCGACAAGGTCGGCTTCATCCGCAAGCCGCCGGTTAAACCCTTGGGAACCATTTTCGAGATCCAGGGGAGCAAGATCATGATCAGTGAAGGGGACATCGTTTACATCCGTCAAGAGGAGGACAGCCCTCAAGGGGCGCTCATCCCAGGCAGCCGCCATGTCATCTTCCGATATATGGAGCCGACCGAAGAAAGGGATTCCATGGAGACCATCGGGGTGCAGCATTATATCCTGGGGATTCTGGAAGTCACCGAAAAAGAACCGGACATGGTCATCGCCAGAATCCTCAAATCGTTCCGGCCGATCAAGGTAGACGACATGCTGATGCCCTTCAGCCAACGGCACGCTAAAGTAGAAATCAAACATAGTGCGTCCGGGATTGACGGCCGGATCATCAATTCGGAGGACCACACCAAAATTATGGGCGAACTCATGCTGGCCTTCATCGACAAGGGTACAGCGGACAATGTCGAAGTCGGGCAGCAATACAGCATCTATGATCTCCAAAAAAGCGAGCCCGCCAAAGACAAGGATCGGTCCGTAAGCCTTCCGCCGGTCGATTTCGGAACAATTCTCGTCCTGCATACGGAGCGGACCACATCCACGGTGATTGTCACCAATGCCAACAGGGCCATCCACCCCGGAGAACGATTCCGAACCCCGGTTCAATAG
- a CDS encoding GspE/PulE family protein: MIEQWSPKYLLSVIEKKGLISIQQARELYANRLRLIQQFENRRKKQSGNNYNEKRDQPFLFIDTIVSQNIKRKDSPSKILDEDIIYQTLAERWNLPFVKVDPLKLDLNVVTTTIPISFAKNHLVLPIGISQGKLTVATPNPFNVEVFEDITRACQMRVHAVVSPRSDIIKLIDEFFGFKRSIAAAEHQFAGPSVDLGNLERYIQLQSADELPSNDQHVVNAVNHLFLYAFDQKASDIHIEPKREKSLVRMRIDGVLHTVYQLPKNVHSAIISRIKNLSGLDMAEKRRPQDGRIKTGKKDVEVEIRVSTVPVAFGEKVVMRVMDPDILFQDLANLGFSSVDMEKYNQIVSHPHGLVLVCGPTGSGKSTTLYSTLRKISTAEVNVTTIEDPIEMVHEDFNQIAVKPQVGITFGSIMRNILRQDPDIIMVGELRDLETAENAIQAALTGHLVLSTLHTNDAPSSIIRLMDLGVPAFLIQATLRGILSQRLVRTICNACKEPVEMKSSELAALGLETGKSGSLTLFHGKGCQKCRGTGYQGRTTIHEVLPFTDGIKALTVPDTDLAGLTAAARAEGMASLRECAIEKLLAGVTTYQEVLRVTSGDLVTDNPMGEPA; the protein is encoded by the coding sequence ATGATCGAACAATGGTCGCCCAAATATCTTCTTTCCGTGATTGAGAAAAAGGGACTGATATCCATCCAGCAGGCCAGAGAACTGTATGCCAACCGGCTGAGGCTGATCCAGCAGTTCGAGAATCGCCGCAAGAAGCAGAGTGGGAACAATTATAATGAGAAAAGGGACCAGCCGTTTCTTTTTATCGACACTATTGTGTCCCAGAACATCAAACGCAAGGACAGCCCTTCGAAAATACTGGACGAGGATATTATCTACCAGACCCTTGCGGAAAGATGGAACCTGCCTTTCGTCAAGGTCGATCCACTCAAACTGGATTTGAACGTGGTCACCACCACCATTCCCATCTCGTTTGCCAAAAATCATCTGGTGCTGCCCATCGGGATCAGCCAGGGGAAACTCACCGTGGCCACCCCCAACCCTTTCAATGTCGAGGTATTCGAAGACATCACGCGTGCTTGCCAGATGCGGGTGCATGCCGTGGTCAGCCCCCGGTCGGACATTATCAAACTCATCGACGAGTTTTTCGGTTTCAAGCGGTCCATCGCCGCCGCCGAGCACCAGTTTGCCGGCCCGTCTGTGGATCTGGGCAATCTCGAGCGCTATATCCAGCTTCAGTCGGCCGATGAACTGCCTTCCAACGACCAACATGTGGTCAATGCCGTCAACCATCTTTTCCTGTATGCATTCGACCAGAAGGCCAGCGATATTCATATCGAGCCCAAACGGGAGAAGAGTTTGGTCAGGATGAGAATCGACGGCGTGCTGCACACGGTCTACCAGCTTCCCAAGAACGTCCATTCAGCGATCATCAGCCGCATCAAGAACCTCTCGGGACTGGACATGGCCGAAAAGCGGCGGCCCCAGGATGGCCGTATCAAGACGGGCAAAAAGGATGTGGAGGTCGAAATCCGGGTTTCCACCGTGCCGGTGGCCTTCGGCGAGAAGGTGGTCATGCGGGTTATGGACCCGGACATTCTGTTTCAGGACCTTGCGAACCTTGGCTTTTCCTCCGTAGACATGGAAAAGTACAATCAGATCGTTTCCCATCCCCATGGGCTGGTTCTGGTCTGTGGGCCCACGGGCAGCGGCAAGTCCACAACCCTGTACTCGACCTTGAGGAAGATCAGTACCGCGGAGGTCAATGTCACCACCATCGAGGACCCCATTGAAATGGTCCACGAAGATTTCAATCAGATCGCCGTCAAACCCCAGGTCGGCATTACCTTCGGGTCCATCATGCGCAACATCCTGCGGCAGGACCCGGATATCATCATGGTCGGAGAATTGAGGGATCTGGAAACCGCGGAAAACGCCATTCAGGCGGCACTCACCGGCCACCTGGTGCTGTCCACCCTGCACACCAACGATGCCCCTTCGTCGATCATCCGGCTGATGGATCTGGGGGTTCCCGCCTTTCTCATCCAGGCTACGCTCCGGGGGATTCTCTCCCAGCGACTGGTGCGTACGATCTGCAATGCCTGCAAAGAGCCCGTGGAAATGAAGTCCTCCGAACTTGCGGCCCTAGGACTGGAAACCGGAAAATCGGGGAGCCTGACGCTTTTTCACGGCAAGGGCTGCCAGAAGTGCCGAGGAACCGGTTACCAGGGAAGAACCACCATCCATGAAGTTCTTCCTTTTACCGATGGCATCAAAGCCCTGACGGTTCCGGATACGGACCTTGCCGGACTGACGGCGGCCGCCCGGGCAGAGGGCATGGCTTCTTTGCGGGAGTGCGCCATCGAAAAACTGCTGGCGGGCGTTACAACCTACCAGGAGGTTTTGCGCGTGACTTCCGGGGATCTCGTTACGGATAATCCAATGGGGGAACCGGCTTGA
- a CDS encoding cytochrome ubiquinol oxidase subunit I has translation MNYPVWELTTFGGGFWIALVAVVHVYVAHFAVGGGLFLVLCEMKGYREKSRPILAYTHKHTQFFLLLTMVFGGLTGVGIWFTISLLSPAATSVLIHTFVFGWATEWVFFVGEIVALFIYFYTFGKMRPRQHLTVGWIYFICAWMSLFIITGIIDFMLTPGAWLENGNFWSGFFNPTFWPSLFFRTFIAMVFASLFALVTASFLKDDTTRQAMMRYAVKWMPLPFVLMLASAFWYLQAIPPETRMVMLQVSPELRTYIDGFLVLSPILFLIVLAMSIRLPRGLQQAAALVLLAIGLVYMGAFEFTREGGRRPFLVHGYMYSNSIRVAEAEKINRTGILQNARWSEMKSVTHENRIAAGRQIFHLACASCHAIGGPMNDILPLTKKFDTVYGMDSMLDGLGKINNYMPPFLGIRTEREALAAYIVEELHGHSEQKTSSTASNLDFDIPAHTPQDEYVLLAWNNLGMHCISDSDPFWILLPPANDLFAQLVRKGELPEIVSEGVKLQYRVEPGFESPSRQVRFWEFSQPKTGSVLGIFPAPHGKENP, from the coding sequence ATGAATTATCCGGTCTGGGAACTGACAACGTTTGGCGGTGGATTCTGGATCGCCCTGGTGGCCGTCGTGCATGTTTACGTGGCGCATTTTGCCGTGGGCGGCGGCCTCTTTCTGGTCCTTTGCGAAATGAAGGGCTACCGGGAAAAGTCTCGGCCCATTTTGGCCTACACCCACAAGCACACCCAATTTTTTCTGCTGTTGACCATGGTTTTCGGCGGGCTTACCGGGGTGGGCATCTGGTTTACCATCTCCCTTTTATCGCCGGCCGCCACCTCCGTATTGATCCACACCTTCGTCTTTGGATGGGCCACGGAATGGGTCTTTTTCGTGGGCGAAATCGTGGCCCTGTTCATCTACTTTTACACCTTCGGGAAAATGCGGCCGCGCCAGCACCTGACCGTCGGCTGGATCTATTTTATCTGCGCCTGGATGTCGCTGTTTATCATCACCGGCATCATCGATTTCATGCTCACCCCGGGGGCATGGCTGGAAAACGGCAATTTCTGGAGCGGTTTTTTCAACCCCACCTTCTGGCCGTCCCTGTTTTTCAGAACCTTTATCGCCATGGTCTTCGCCTCCCTGTTCGCTCTGGTGACCGCCAGCTTCCTGAAGGATGACACGACCCGGCAGGCTATGATGCGCTATGCCGTGAAATGGATGCCCCTGCCCTTTGTTCTCATGCTGGCTTCGGCATTTTGGTATCTGCAAGCAATCCCGCCGGAAACCCGGATGGTCATGCTGCAGGTGTCCCCGGAACTGCGCACCTATATCGACGGTTTCCTCGTTCTCTCGCCAATCCTGTTTCTGATCGTCTTGGCCATGAGCATTCGTTTGCCGCGCGGCCTGCAGCAAGCGGCGGCCCTGGTGCTTCTGGCGATCGGCCTGGTGTACATGGGCGCCTTCGAATTCACCCGTGAAGGCGGACGCCGGCCGTTTCTGGTTCACGGATACATGTATTCCAATTCCATCCGGGTGGCCGAGGCCGAAAAGATCAATCGGACGGGAATTCTTCAAAACGCCCGATGGAGTGAGATGAAATCGGTGACCCATGAGAATCGCATCGCGGCCGGCCGTCAAATCTTTCATTTGGCGTGCGCAAGCTGCCACGCCATCGGCGGCCCCATGAACGATATCCTGCCGCTCACGAAAAAATTCGATACGGTCTACGGCATGGATTCCATGCTCGACGGTCTGGGCAAAATCAACAATTACATGCCGCCTTTTTTAGGAATTCGGACGGAACGGGAGGCGCTGGCCGCGTATATCGTCGAAGAACTGCATGGCCATTCGGAGCAGAAAACCTCATCGACGGCATCGAACCTGGATTTTGACATTCCTGCCCACACACCACAGGACGAATATGTGCTGCTGGCCTGGAACAACCTGGGCATGCACTGCATTTCAGACAGCGATCCCTTCTGGATTCTCCTGCCGCCGGCCAACGACCTTTTTGCCCAATTGGTGCGCAAAGGCGAACTGCCGGAAATTGTCAGCGAGGGGGTCAAATTGCAATACCGTGTGGAGCCGGGATTCGAAAGCCCGTCCAGACAGGTTCGGTTCTGGGAATTTTCCCAGCCGAAGACAGGTTCGGTTCTGGGAATTTTCCCAGCCCCTCATGGGAAAGAAAATCCCTGA